A genomic stretch from Malus domestica chromosome 15, GDT2T_hap1 includes:
- the LOC103431534 gene encoding probable polyamine oxidase 5, which yields MVAKKSRIVIIGAGMAGVTAANKLYTAAGSKDLFELVVVEGGERIGGRINTSEFGGDRIEMGATWIHGIGGSPVHKIAQEINALESAHPWECMDGSSDEPTTVAEGGLELEPDVVDPISSLFKNLMDYAQGKQVFDESPERECNGDFEYSKLGDEASRICASNDDVGKLSVGSFLRQGLDTYWVSKKNRDEQVSVYTNWSRMLLQEAIFAMHENIQRTYTSAGDLLTLDYNAESEYRMFPGEEITIAKGYLSIVQSLASVLPPGLIQLGKKVRKIQWQPDNRKNKGYESDTRPVKLHFSDGSVLLADHVIVTVSLGVLKASIRQDSGMFNPPLPRFKTEAISRLGFGVVNKLFLQLGSIHAPPKSQDFSKFPFLQMVFHRADSELRNKKIPWWMRKTASLCPLYHDSSVLLSWFAGEEARALEALSDEEIINGVSQTVSSFLSQNSHSHELCNGNGNPEENSEVKFSKVLKSQWGSDPLFLGSYSYVAVGSSGEDLDSMAEPLPSDDSGSAASSSPPLQILFAGEATHRTHYSTTHGAYCSGLREANRLLQHYQLVGVQKNYYLYSDYTNQG from the exons ATGGTGGCCAAGAAATCACGGATTGTGATAATTGGAGCGGGAATGGCCGGCGTCACGGCGGCGAACAAGCTGTACACTGCTGCAGGGTCCAAGGACTTGTTCGAGCTCGTGGTTGTGGAAGGCGGGGAGAGAATTGGCGGCAGAATCAACACGTCGGAGTTCGGCGGCGATCGGATTGAGATGGGAGCTACCTGGATCCACGGCATTGGAGGCAGCCCGGTTCATAAAATTGCTCAGGAAATCAATGCCCTCGAGTCAGCGCATCCGTGGGAGTGCATGGACGGGTCCTCCGACGAGCCCACCACCGTCGCGGAAGGTGGGTTGGAGCTGGAAccggatgtggtggaccccatTTCGTCTCTGTTCAAGAACTTGATGGATTATGCTCAGGGGAAGCAGGTGTTTGATGAAAGTCCAGAGAGAGAGTGCAATGGTGATTTTGAATACAgtaagcttggagatgaagctTCCAGGATTTGTGCAAGCAATGACGATGTTGGGAAGCTCAGTGTCGGCTCTTTCTTAAGGCAAGGCCTTGATACGTATTGGGTTTCGAAGAAAAACCGAGATGAGCAGGTCAGTGTCTATACAAATTGGAGCCGAATGTTGCTGCAAGAGGCCATCTTTGCAATGCATGAGAACATCCAAAGGACTTATACATCAGCCGGTGATTTGTTAACTCTCGATTACAATGCAGAAAGCGAGTACCGGATGTTTCCCGGCGAAGAAATCACCATTGCTAAAGGGTACTTGAGCATTGTTCAATCTCTAGCCTCTGTACTCCCACCTGGGTTGATCCAATTGGGCAAGAAGGTCAGAAAAATTCAATGGCAGCCGGATAATCGCAAGAACAAGGGCTATGAATCCGACACAAGGCCTGTGAAGCTCCATTTTTCTGATGGGTCAGTTTTGTTAGCTGATCATGTTATTGTTACAGTTTCTTTGGGGGTGCTCAAGGCTTCGATTCGCCAAGATTCTGGTATGTTCAATCCACCTCTGCCTCGTTTCAAAACCGAGGCGATTTCGAGGCTTGGATTTGGGGTTGTTAACAAGCTGTTTCTGCAACTGGGTTCTATTCATGCTCCTCCGAAGTCCCAAGATTTCAGCAAGTTTCCATTTTTACAAATGGTTTTCCACAGAGCAGACTCAGAGCTCAGGAATAAAAAGATCCCATGGTGGATGAGGAAGACAGCTTCTCTCTGCCCTCTCTACCACGATTCCAGCGTTCTGCTTTCTTGGTTTGCAGGGGAAGAAGCACGTGCGCTAGAAGCACTTTCAGATGAAGAGATTATCAACGGGGTTTCACAAACGGTGTCCAGCTTCCTATCACAAAACTCACATTCCCATGAATTGTGCAATGGGAATGGGAATCCGGAGGAGAACTCTGAAGTGAAATTTTCCAAGGTTTTGAAGAGTCAATGGGGTAGTGATCCACTGTTTCTGGGATCATACTCGTATGTTGCGGTTGGATCAAGCGGTGAGGATTTGGACAGCATGGCAGAGCCATTGCCATCTGATGATTCTGGTAGTGCTGCTAGTTCTTCACCTCCACTGCAGATTCTGTTTGCAGGGGAAGCTACACACAGAACCCATTATTCCACAACCCATGGAGCTTACTGTAGTGGCCTTAGGGAAGCCAATAGGCTTCTCCAACATTACCAACTTGTTGGTGTTCAGAAGAATTATTA CCTGTATTCGGATTATACAAATCAAGGATGA